A single Anopheles funestus chromosome 2RL, idAnoFuneDA-416_04, whole genome shotgun sequence DNA region contains:
- the LOC125764652 gene encoding DNA repair protein XRCC1, translating into MPSVCIKAVESFSSEDSNYPASNLLKPANKKWKCRQAGEQQAFVVLRLEEPTQITGIDIGNEHSALIEVLVARSGPSNPSFSEILLATKFMNAVDSRNSTGTNGVQCFNTSALIPSVASEKWDLVKFICTQPFNSRVRYGLTFVALHTSSGTEKSERKSLVPEKFQQQIREEANKAKTSVGLNLGRFKLREESPDSDDAGFSNIFSRWKNNNTTSSTTTTGPTVSALMRDTNTPKALQKNIPTPGSVRSVAKQRPKPQAFEDSDEEVSNKANTSVTVNRNDESVLYDAEDDKPAKRINESVAASHARNESGMAKREITTTPKPDAKNASKLSNVSSSKFKDFLNLNGSDPEPKRNDERKSLNSSPVVTKKPNHNSSSHIDRKDTPNKLNHQARPPLSIEKQKVPSSSKRLSSPTKNPGSNRDTTIPTMKKPKLTITDNDSDVEVTKPVQYKPFGKLLENVVLVISGIQNPDRANIRSQALAMGAKYKPDWDTSCTHLICAYKNTPKYYQVHGKGKIVKKDWIEKCYTNRKRLSWRKFALDTAEADASDSEGEIVDIANKPAELVQPAESRSIPPLVENAQEEAVMLHELSDTDEEPGGTIARKVYEKSTEDEGDRHEEDVGGSLDFFKGKKFYLHQELGAVDMIKLEKYIETFKGAVSKEMAGVDYVIARTKHSLPFNSRAEMVKPLWVYECNDMECLIPVNRYRIV; encoded by the exons ATGCCGTCCGTGTGTATTAAAGCCGTAGAATCGTTCAGCTCTGAAGACTCG AATTACCCCGCTTCGAATCTTTTGAAGCCCGCTAACAAGAAATGGAAGTGCCGGCAAGCGGGCGAACAGCAGGCTTTTGTGGTGTTACGCCTCGAGGAACCAACCCAAATCACCGGTATCGATATTGGCAATGAACATTCGGCCCTGATCGAAGTGTTGGTCGCACGCAGCGGTCCCAGTAATCCATCTTTCAGTGAAATTTTACTAGCTACCAAATTTATGAACGCCGTCGACAGCCGCAATTCGACCGGTACCAATGGGGTGCAGTGTTTTAACACTTCCGCACTGATACCTTCGGTGGCAAGTGAAAAGTGGGATTTGGTCAAATTCATCTGTACCCAACCATTTAATTCCCGCGTCCGATATGGGCTTACGTTTGTCGCACTGCATACAAGCAGCGGTACGGAGAAAAGCGAGCGTAAAAGTTTAGTGCCGGAAAAATTTCAGCAGCAAATTCGTGAGGAAGCGAACAAAGCGAAAACGTCAGTTGGGCTTAATCTTGGTCGGTTTAAGCTGCGCGAAGAATCACCAGATTCGGACGATGCAGGATTCTCGAACATATTTTCTCGCTGGAAGAATAACAATACAACGAGCTCCACGACCACAACCGGGCCTACCGTCAGTGCTTTGATGCGCGATACAAACACACCGAAAGCGTTGCAAAAGAACATTCCCACACCGGGAAGCGTAAGAAGCGTTGCGAAACAACGGCCTAAACCACAGGCATTTGAGGATAGTGATGAAGAAGTTAGTAACAAGGCTAACACCAGCGTGACAGTAAATCGTAACGATGAATCCGTCTTATACGATGCGGAAGATGATAAGCCGGCGAAGAGGATTAATGAAAGTGTGGCTGCATCACACGCGCGCAACGAGAGTGGAATGGCAAAGCGAGAAATCACTACTACCCCCAAACCGGATGCAAAAAATGCTTCTAAGTTAAGCAATGTGTCATCGTCCAAATTTAAAGACTTCCTGAATCTGAACGGGTCAGATCCGGAACCGAAAAGGAACGATGAAAGGAAGAGCTTAAATTCCTCCCCGGTTGTAACTAAAAAACCGAACCACAACTCTTCATCCCATATCGATCGCAAGGACACACCGAATAAGTTAAATCATCAAGCTCGTCCGCCTTTATCCATCGAAAAGCAAAAGGTTCCTTCTTCTTCGAAGCGGTTGTCTTCGCCTACGAAAAACCCCGGAAGCAATCGTGATACTACGATACCGACgatgaaaaaaccaaaactaacaatcACGGACAACGATAGTGATGTGGAAGTGACAAAACCCGTGCAGTACAAACCGTTTGGAAAACTGCTGGAAAACGTTGTTCTGGTTATTAGTGGAATTCAG AATCCAGACCGGGCAAACATTCGCAGCCAAGCGTTAGCGATGGGAGCTAAGTACAAGCCGGATTGGGACACTTCCTGTACCCACCTGAT CTGTGCGTATAAAAATACACCGAAATACTACCAAGTGCACGGCAAGGGAAAAATTGTGAAGAAAGATTGGATCGAAAAATGTTACACCAATCGGAAGCGACTTTCGTGGCGCAAATTTGCTCTTGATACGGCGGAAGCTGATGCGTCCGATTCCGAGGGCGAGATAGTAGATATAGCAAACAAGCCGGCAGAGCTGGTGCAACCAGCGGAAAGTCGTAGTATTCCACCTTTGGTGGAAAACGCACAAGAGGAAGCCGTGATGCTGCACGAACTAAGCGACACGGACGAAGAACCTGGCGGCACAATCGCTCGAAAGGTGTACGAAAAAAGCACGGAAGATGAAGGCGATCGTCACGAGGAAGATGTGGGTGGTAGTTTGGATTTCTTTAAAGGCAAAAAGTTTTACCTTCATCAGGAATTAGGAGCCGTGGATATGATTAAGCTGGAAAAGTATATTGAGACGTTTAAAGG AGCTGTTTCCAAAGAGATGGCTGGCGTGGACTACGTGATTGCACGCACCAAGCATAGTTTACCGTTCAACAGTCGCGCTGAGATGGTAAAGCCACTTTGGGTGTACGAATGCAACGACATGGAATGCCTCATACCGGTGAATAGATATCGGATTGTGTAA
- the LOC125760697 gene encoding uncharacterized protein LOC125760697 — protein sequence MIRQILLKNDILVKLVAARGYSQPASSAGGRGPSVPPAAPPATDVPGLSSRCVEKKDGPVGPGAERNGTYKVPEYFSYNQTSYFEAEIEMSKFRIPQPSTKN from the coding sequence ATGATCCGACAAATTCTGTTGAAAAACGACATCCTCGTAAAGTTGGTGGCCGCCAGAGGATACAGCCAGCCAGCGTCATCAGCCGGAGGTCGAGGACCATCGGTACCACCGGCAGCACCACCAGCGACGGACGTTCCCGGGCTCAGCTCGCGCTGCGTGGAGAAAAAGGATGGCCCTGTTGGACCGGGTGCAGAACGCAATGGAACGTACAAGGTGCCAGAATACTTTAGCTATAACCAAACGAGCTACTTTGAGGCCGAGATTGAGATGTCCAAGTTCCGCATCCCGCAACCATCGACGAAGAACTGA
- the LOC125764651 gene encoding uncharacterized protein LOC125764651 isoform X1: MPRLKKRVDEEAVVVTKAREIPETLTAGRSRRTIKPNPKYMNDEMLVPTRNAIDENDMSGDEYIVDYEENDDPEDSGLIIRKSVAPSTPQTDGQPRRRGRPPKQKNLDAPRTEPAKNLRKEVLKKMDYKTISISKSRHLSAQFHDGRRKLNLTVDSNDADSADQDEMDEMEMEEHSLRSNDSSEHVSRSHRGFSTAALKKHASGNISDRRGSVANKSSAGSKNEGTTEEDEYDDEADFMNDSDEQKMEEPPQMVKVKRSVGRPRKYPLKQVSPFGGKVLLPGMKTSSSTPVLKRKALETGDEIKQESQQSKMLRRSYGMKSVSGSNRSPEIESDENSEYKRKQVNKSASFQNVHRGPGRQTKSAYFTGQSSKPEKMQGNRSFPEVKAAKPTITIVNVNDIMKMNSKSASDIRRKVEEEEPDSEDEVEEMQSGRAQDGGKTNNQLVASILERKRPISLEHLQAVRRRVHDSGEMVRNRVELKPKRTTRGVTETLTEDDIVDFEDVLQKNIVSANKGPRPVTVGAVRGRGRPSENSQPDENFSGSYGAPNSKRYPQGNRMSMGGKAAGTPRRSLQPPRILNATMKLGDNRPRSKLSSGSGDNHYSIDLSDPDNNVKLVSSSNENSPIKRSPIAAGTVTNLGQKLAGVGNVTKQMARDSVRSPHEPKKKRVTVYETWNVLQTKSIDSTMKQPRLALSMIGLGNIAADIKLPSSAWCYRTVVEKRKVLPAEGDEVFCGKIHDLTIAEEDKVNYEPNKILFRRKAASPGRFNVQFDRSVTFRNDTYTLNIDGQICKLMAAPSRLETVDDIETLLTIVDFIDVTNGCLDLPASARLQARDAAAAAATKRFSGSKDPVIM, from the exons ATGCCACGATTGAAAAAGAGAGTTGACGAGGAGGCCGTGGTAGTGACGAAAGCGAGGGAAATTCCGGAAACTTTAACGGCGGGTAGATCGCGTCGCACGATAAAACCCAACCCAAAGTACATGAACGATGAAATGCTCGTCCCTACAAGGAATGCTATAGACGAGAACGACATGAGCGGAGATGAGTACATAGTGGATTACGAAGAGAACGATGATCCGGAAGATTCGGGCTTAATCATACGGAAATCGGTAGCACCTTCCACGCCGCAAACGGACGGACAGCCGAGACGACGGGGCCGTCcgccgaaacaaaaaaatctagaCGCTCCACGGACAGAGCCGGCTAAAAACCTTCGCAAGGAGGTATTGAAAAAGATGGATTACAAAACGATCAGCATCAGCAAATCGCGGCACTTGAGTGCACAGTTTCATGACGGAAGACGCAAGCTTAATTTGACCGTAGATTCCAACGATGCAG ATTCCGCCGATCAAGACGAAATGGACGAGATGGAGATGGAAGAACACTCCCTTCGATCAAATGATAGCTCGGAACACGTGAGTCGTTCACACAGGGGTTTCAGTACGGCTGCTTTAAAGAAGCATGCATCTGGTAACATCTCAGACCGGAGAGGCAGCGTTGCTAACAAAAGTTCGGCCGGCAGCAAAAATGAAGGTACAACCGAAGAGGATGAATATGACGATGAGGCAGATTTTATGAACGACAGCGATGAGCAAAAGATGGAGGAGCCTCCACAAATGGTGAAGGTCAAACGATCGGTTGGAAGGCCCCGCAAGTATCCGCTGAAGCAGGTTTCTCCATTCGGTGGCAAGGTGCTACTGCCGGGCATGAAAACATCCTCTAGCACGCCCGTCCTTAAACGTAAAGCACTGGAAACGGGCGACGAAATTAAGCAAGAATCCCAGCAGTCGAAAATGTTGCGCCGTTCGTACGGCATGAAAAGCGTGAGTGGATCTAACCGTTCGCCAGAAATTGAGTCGGATGAAAACAGCGAGTACAAGCGAAAACAGGTAAATAAGTCCGCCTCATTCCAGAACGTGCACCGTGGTCCGGGCCGCCAGACGAAAAGTGCTTACTTTACCGGACAGTCGAGCAAGCCGGAAAAGATGCAGGGAAACCGATCGTTCCCCGAAGTGAAAGCGGCTAAACCTACGATAACGATCGTAAACGTGAACGATATTATGAAGATGAATTCCAAGAGTGCATCCGACATCCGGCGAAAAGTGGAAGAGGAGGAACCGGACTCGGAGGACGAGGTGGAAGAGATGCAATCCGGACGTGCGCAAGACGGTGGGAAAACGAACAACCAGCTGGTGGCGTCCATCCTGGAGCGGAAGAGGCCAATATCGCTGGAGCACTTGCAGGCGGTACGCCGGCGTGTACACGATTCGGGAGAGATGGTACGTAACAGAGTAGAATTGAAACCGAAGCGTACCACAAGGGGCGTTACGGAAACTCTTACCGAAGACGATATCGTTGACTTCGAGGATGTCTTGCAGAAGAATATTGTAAGCGCTAACAAAGGCCCCCGACCGGTTACGGTCGGAGCGGTTCGAGGACGGGGACGACCGTCGGAAAATTCCCAACCGGATGAAAACTTCAGCGGCAGTTACGGTGCACCCAACAGCAAACGTTACCCGCAGGGCAATCGGATGAGCATGGGAGGAAAAGCGGCCGGCACCCCAAGGCGCTCGTTGCAACCGCCACGAATACTGAACGCGACCATGAAGTTGGGCGACAATCGTCCTCGTTCGAAGCTGTCCAGCGGTTCGGGCGACAATCACTATTCGATTGATCTGTCCGATCCGGACAACAACGTGAAGCTGGTGTCTTCCTCAAACGAAAACTCTCCCATTAAACGATCGCCGATCGCTGCGGGTACGGTGACGAATCTTGGACAAAAGCTGGCCGGCGTTGGCAACGTTACAAAGCAAATGGCACGGGACAGTGTGCGTTCGCCGCACGAGCCTAAGAAAAAGCGTGTCACGGTTTACGAAACATGGAACGTGTTGCAAACCAAATCCATCGACTCCACCATGAAACAGCCCCGTCTGGCGTTGTCAATGATAGGCCTCGGCAATATTGCCGCCGATATCAAGCTGCCATCGTCCGCCTGGTGCTACCGCACGGTAGTCGAGAAGCGCAAGGTTCTGCCGGCCGAGGGTGACGAGGTGTTTTGCGGCAAGATACACGATCTTACCATAGCGGAGGAGGATAAAGTCAACTACGAACCGAACAAGATTTTGTTCCGCCGTAAGGCAGCATCGCCCGGACGCTTTAATGTGCAGTTCGATCGTTCCGTGACTTTCCGCAACGACACGTACACGCTGAACATTGACGGACAGATCTGCAAGCTGATGGCCGCTCCGAGCCGGTTGGAGACGGTGGATGATATTGAAACATTACTGACGATTGTCGACTTTATCGATGTTACGAATGGTTGCCTGGATTTACCGGCATCCGCACGGCTGCAAGCACGGgatgcggctgctgctgctgctaccaaACGATTCTCTGGTAGCAAGGATCCGGTAATAATGTAA
- the LOC125764657 gene encoding 26S proteasome non-ATPase regulatory subunit 8, translating into MDSTVALYKQLKTEWTKSPINLKLCGTILDKLKVALAGMSYIPTGNTQANQQELLIARDVLEIGVEYSIATKNIPAFERYILQLKWFYYDYNTFIGESKNKYQLLGLNLLFLLSQNRVAEFHTELELLPADIIQTNAFIRHPLALEQYLMEGRYNKIFQAKGNVPAESYNFFIDILLQTVRNEIGACLESSYERISLQEAAKRLNLKTKEEVKQFGEKKGWKLNPDGFYHFVNELAKPKEPIPSQELAEQAIMYARELEMIV; encoded by the exons ATGGATAGCACGGTTGCATTGTACAAACAGCTGAAGACGGAGTGGACCAAATCTCCGATCAATCTGAAACTATGTGGCACAATTCTGGACAAACTAAAG GTAGCCCTTGCTGGAATGTCCTACATTCCCACAGGGAACACTCAGGCCAATCAGCAGGAGTTACTCATCGCCAGAGATGTTCTCGAGATCGGTGTGGAATACAGCATCGCGACCAAAAATATCCCGGCATTTGAGCGTTACATCCTGCAGTTGAAGTGGTTCTACTATGACTACAA CACATTTATTGGAGAGTCGAAGAACAAGTATCAGCTGCTGGGATTGAATTTGCTGTTTCTGCTCTCTCAGAACCGGGTGGCCGAGTTTCACACCGAGCTAGAGCTGCTGCCTGCCGATATTATTCAAACGAATGCCTTCATCCGGCATCCGCTAGCCTTGGAGCAGTATCTCATGGAAGGGCGGTATAACAAAATCTTTCAAGCGAAGGGTAATGTACCGGCGGAAAGCTACAACTTTTTCATCGACATCCTGCTGCAGACGGTTCGCAACGAGATTGGTGCCTGCTTGGAAAGTTCGTACGAGCGCATTTCCCTGCAAGAAGCTGCCAAGCGGTTGAACCTCAAGACGAAGGAGGAAGTGAAGCAGTTTGGTGAAAAGAAGGGCTGGAAATTGAATCCGGACGGTTTCTATCACTTCGTGAACGAGCTAGCCAAACCGAAGGAACCGATACCATCCCAGGAGCTGGCTGAACAGGCGATCATGTATGCACGGGAACTGGAAATGATCGTTTAA
- the LOC125764656 gene encoding ribokinase isoform X1 — protein MSSTGSDYDVLVFGSCIVDFISYVSRLPKVGETLHGTSFATGNGGKGANQCVAAARLGSRTAMIGKLGDDPWGTGYRTALAAEGVNVEQVDVMPGESTGIAQINVADNGDNQIVIVTGANKRLGPSDVLSRPELFERARILICQLETPIEGTIAALQAFRGISIVNAAPAETNLPHSLLSLASIFCVNETEAALLTDMPCVPDVQRAKTAVHKLRDMGCRTVIITLGEKGAVFAQPDSTSVYHVKPVKVTKVVDTTGAGDAFIGALAHFVAKHPDAALGNCIAAANRVAAWSVQKPGTQSSFPREGDVALPADLATLQDQWDCV, from the exons ATGTCCTCCACCGGCAGTGATTATGATGTGCTGGTATTCGGATCGTGCATAGTGGATTTCATAAG CTATGTGTCCCGGTTGCCCAAGGTCGGGGAAACCCTACACGGTACCAGCTTCGCTACGGGTAACGGTGGCAAAGGTGCTAACCAGTGTGTGGCCGCAGCCCGCCTCGGAAGTCGAACCGCAATGATTGGCAAACTGGGCGATGATCCGTGGGGTACCGGCTATCGCACTGCCCTGGCCGCCGAAGGTGTGAACGTGGAGCAGGTGGATGTTATGCCCGGAGAGAGCACCGGCATCGCACAGATCAATGTGGCCGACAATGGGGACAATCAGATCGTCATTGTAACTGGCGCAAACAAACGTCTCGGACCGTCGGACGTCCTGTCCCGGCCGGAACTATTCGAAAGGGCGCGCATTTTGATCTGCCAGCTGGAAACACCGATCGAAGGGACGATCGCTGCACTGCAAGCGTTCAGGGGCATCTCGATCGTTAATGCAGCACCGGCGGAAACGAATTTGCCCCATTCGCTACTGTCGCTGGCGAGCATTTTCTGTGTGAACGAAACCGAAGCAGCACTGTTAACGGACATGCCGTGCGTTCCCGATGTTCA ACGAGCAAAAACGGCGGTACATAAGCTGCGGGACATGGGATGCAGAACGGTCATCATAACGCTCGGCGAGAAGGGAGCCGTATTTGCCCAACCGGATAGCACCAGTGTGTATCACGTGAAACCGGTGAAGGTGACCAAAGTCGTTGATACCACG GGTGCTGGCGATGCATTTATCGGTGCATTAGCTCACTTTGTAGCCAAGCATCCAGACGCCGCGCTGGGCAATTGCATTGCGGCGGCAAATCGGGTCGCGGCATGGTCGGTGCAAAAGCCCGGCACTCAGAGCAGCTTTCCACGGGAGGGAGACGTTGCGTTGCCGGCTGATTTAGCCACCCTGCAGGACCAGTGGGATTGTGTTTAA
- the LOC125764656 gene encoding ribokinase isoform X2 — MSSTGSDYDVLVFGSCIVDFISYVSRLPKVGETLHGTSFATGNGGKGANQCVAAARLGSRTAMIGKLGDDPWGTGYRTALAAEGVNVEQVDVMPGESTGIAQINVADNGDNQIVIVTGANKRLGPSDVLSRPELFERARILICQLETPIEGTIAALQAFRGISIVNAAPAETNLPHSLLSLASIFCVNETEAALLTDMPCVPDVQRAKTAVHKLRDMGCRTVIITLGEKGAVFAQPDSTSVYHVKPVKVTKVVDTTLTLFQMSFLDVAWSPTRCRQ, encoded by the exons ATGTCCTCCACCGGCAGTGATTATGATGTGCTGGTATTCGGATCGTGCATAGTGGATTTCATAAG CTATGTGTCCCGGTTGCCCAAGGTCGGGGAAACCCTACACGGTACCAGCTTCGCTACGGGTAACGGTGGCAAAGGTGCTAACCAGTGTGTGGCCGCAGCCCGCCTCGGAAGTCGAACCGCAATGATTGGCAAACTGGGCGATGATCCGTGGGGTACCGGCTATCGCACTGCCCTGGCCGCCGAAGGTGTGAACGTGGAGCAGGTGGATGTTATGCCCGGAGAGAGCACCGGCATCGCACAGATCAATGTGGCCGACAATGGGGACAATCAGATCGTCATTGTAACTGGCGCAAACAAACGTCTCGGACCGTCGGACGTCCTGTCCCGGCCGGAACTATTCGAAAGGGCGCGCATTTTGATCTGCCAGCTGGAAACACCGATCGAAGGGACGATCGCTGCACTGCAAGCGTTCAGGGGCATCTCGATCGTTAATGCAGCACCGGCGGAAACGAATTTGCCCCATTCGCTACTGTCGCTGGCGAGCATTTTCTGTGTGAACGAAACCGAAGCAGCACTGTTAACGGACATGCCGTGCGTTCCCGATGTTCA ACGAGCAAAAACGGCGGTACATAAGCTGCGGGACATGGGATGCAGAACGGTCATCATAACGCTCGGCGAGAAGGGAGCCGTATTTGCCCAACCGGATAGCACCAGTGTGTATCACGTGAAACCGGTGAAGGTGACCAAAGTCGTTGATACCACG TTGACACTTTTTCAGATGAGCTTCCTCGACGTTGCGTGGAGTCCAACAAGGTGTAGACAGTGA
- the LOC125764651 gene encoding uncharacterized protein LOC125764651 isoform X2, which yields MPRLKKRVDEEAVVVTKAREIPETLTAGRSRRTIKPNPKYMNDEMLVPTRNAIDENDMSGDEYIVDYEENDDPEDSGLIIRKSVAPSTPQTDGQPRRRGRPPKQKNLDAPRTEPAKNLRKEVLKKMDYKTISISKSRHLSAQFHDGRRKLNLTVDSNDADSADQDEMDEMEMEEHSLRSNDSSEHVSRSHRGFSTAALKKHASGNISDRRGSVANKSSAGSKNEGTTEEDEYDDEADFMNDSDEQKMEEPPQMVKVKRSVGRPRKYPLKQVSPFGGKVLLPGMKTSSSTPVLKRKALETGDEIKQESQQSKMLRRSYGMKSVSGSNRSPEIESDENSEYKRKQVNKSASFQNVHRGPGRQTKSAYFTGQSSKPEKMQGNRSFPEVKAAKPTITIVNVNDIMKMNSKSASDIRRKVEEEEPDSEDEVEEMQSGRAQDGGKTNNQLVASILERKRPISLEHLQAVRRRVHDSGEMKNIVSANKGPRPVTVGAVRGRGRPSENSQPDENFSGSYGAPNSKRYPQGNRMSMGGKAAGTPRRSLQPPRILNATMKLGDNRPRSKLSSGSGDNHYSIDLSDPDNNVKLVSSSNENSPIKRSPIAAGTVTNLGQKLAGVGNVTKQMARDSVRSPHEPKKKRVTVYETWNVLQTKSIDSTMKQPRLALSMIGLGNIAADIKLPSSAWCYRTVVEKRKVLPAEGDEVFCGKIHDLTIAEEDKVNYEPNKILFRRKAASPGRFNVQFDRSVTFRNDTYTLNIDGQICKLMAAPSRLETVDDIETLLTIVDFIDVTNGCLDLPASARLQARDAAAAAATKRFSGSKDPVIM from the exons ATGCCACGATTGAAAAAGAGAGTTGACGAGGAGGCCGTGGTAGTGACGAAAGCGAGGGAAATTCCGGAAACTTTAACGGCGGGTAGATCGCGTCGCACGATAAAACCCAACCCAAAGTACATGAACGATGAAATGCTCGTCCCTACAAGGAATGCTATAGACGAGAACGACATGAGCGGAGATGAGTACATAGTGGATTACGAAGAGAACGATGATCCGGAAGATTCGGGCTTAATCATACGGAAATCGGTAGCACCTTCCACGCCGCAAACGGACGGACAGCCGAGACGACGGGGCCGTCcgccgaaacaaaaaaatctagaCGCTCCACGGACAGAGCCGGCTAAAAACCTTCGCAAGGAGGTATTGAAAAAGATGGATTACAAAACGATCAGCATCAGCAAATCGCGGCACTTGAGTGCACAGTTTCATGACGGAAGACGCAAGCTTAATTTGACCGTAGATTCCAACGATGCAG ATTCCGCCGATCAAGACGAAATGGACGAGATGGAGATGGAAGAACACTCCCTTCGATCAAATGATAGCTCGGAACACGTGAGTCGTTCACACAGGGGTTTCAGTACGGCTGCTTTAAAGAAGCATGCATCTGGTAACATCTCAGACCGGAGAGGCAGCGTTGCTAACAAAAGTTCGGCCGGCAGCAAAAATGAAGGTACAACCGAAGAGGATGAATATGACGATGAGGCAGATTTTATGAACGACAGCGATGAGCAAAAGATGGAGGAGCCTCCACAAATGGTGAAGGTCAAACGATCGGTTGGAAGGCCCCGCAAGTATCCGCTGAAGCAGGTTTCTCCATTCGGTGGCAAGGTGCTACTGCCGGGCATGAAAACATCCTCTAGCACGCCCGTCCTTAAACGTAAAGCACTGGAAACGGGCGACGAAATTAAGCAAGAATCCCAGCAGTCGAAAATGTTGCGCCGTTCGTACGGCATGAAAAGCGTGAGTGGATCTAACCGTTCGCCAGAAATTGAGTCGGATGAAAACAGCGAGTACAAGCGAAAACAGGTAAATAAGTCCGCCTCATTCCAGAACGTGCACCGTGGTCCGGGCCGCCAGACGAAAAGTGCTTACTTTACCGGACAGTCGAGCAAGCCGGAAAAGATGCAGGGAAACCGATCGTTCCCCGAAGTGAAAGCGGCTAAACCTACGATAACGATCGTAAACGTGAACGATATTATGAAGATGAATTCCAAGAGTGCATCCGACATCCGGCGAAAAGTGGAAGAGGAGGAACCGGACTCGGAGGACGAGGTGGAAGAGATGCAATCCGGACGTGCGCAAGACGGTGGGAAAACGAACAACCAGCTGGTGGCGTCCATCCTGGAGCGGAAGAGGCCAATATCGCTGGAGCACTTGCAGGCGGTACGCCGGCGTGTACACGATTCGGGAGAGATG AAGAATATTGTAAGCGCTAACAAAGGCCCCCGACCGGTTACGGTCGGAGCGGTTCGAGGACGGGGACGACCGTCGGAAAATTCCCAACCGGATGAAAACTTCAGCGGCAGTTACGGTGCACCCAACAGCAAACGTTACCCGCAGGGCAATCGGATGAGCATGGGAGGAAAAGCGGCCGGCACCCCAAGGCGCTCGTTGCAACCGCCACGAATACTGAACGCGACCATGAAGTTGGGCGACAATCGTCCTCGTTCGAAGCTGTCCAGCGGTTCGGGCGACAATCACTATTCGATTGATCTGTCCGATCCGGACAACAACGTGAAGCTGGTGTCTTCCTCAAACGAAAACTCTCCCATTAAACGATCGCCGATCGCTGCGGGTACGGTGACGAATCTTGGACAAAAGCTGGCCGGCGTTGGCAACGTTACAAAGCAAATGGCACGGGACAGTGTGCGTTCGCCGCACGAGCCTAAGAAAAAGCGTGTCACGGTTTACGAAACATGGAACGTGTTGCAAACCAAATCCATCGACTCCACCATGAAACAGCCCCGTCTGGCGTTGTCAATGATAGGCCTCGGCAATATTGCCGCCGATATCAAGCTGCCATCGTCCGCCTGGTGCTACCGCACGGTAGTCGAGAAGCGCAAGGTTCTGCCGGCCGAGGGTGACGAGGTGTTTTGCGGCAAGATACACGATCTTACCATAGCGGAGGAGGATAAAGTCAACTACGAACCGAACAAGATTTTGTTCCGCCGTAAGGCAGCATCGCCCGGACGCTTTAATGTGCAGTTCGATCGTTCCGTGACTTTCCGCAACGACACGTACACGCTGAACATTGACGGACAGATCTGCAAGCTGATGGCCGCTCCGAGCCGGTTGGAGACGGTGGATGATATTGAAACATTACTGACGATTGTCGACTTTATCGATGTTACGAATGGTTGCCTGGATTTACCGGCATCCGCACGGCTGCAAGCACGGgatgcggctgctgctgctgctaccaaACGATTCTCTGGTAGCAAGGATCCGGTAATAATGTAA
- the LOC125764658 gene encoding serine-aspartate repeat-containing protein C-like: MGDFVNSKDIDKKYYRLFLKGLAYYTCHLNKACTLGDLQAYVFMKNLQQLSEADLTFLSQEVMGQLVATGIAYNQNGYYRLNELLRFANGSSSKQPETIHHSPDTELSSGSGLRKKVNFHNNVTMWPTDTLDGALSNPTPYLSESGSTNKTDADNQSDSDEDDDDNDGERAETNPSASQGKPEPEAKKDSESNSSLVTLDDTDDEDSNTSHKAEKQEPDKEQNNTESEDDNPKKE, encoded by the exons ATGGGCGATTTTGTCAATTCCAAAGACATAGACAAAAAGTACTATCGGCTCTTTTTGAAAGGTTTAGCGTACTACACGTGCCACCTGAACAAAG CATGCACCCTAGGTGATCTACAGGCCTACGTTTTTATGAAGAATTTACAGCAACTGTCCGAAGCAGACTTAACATTTCTATCGCAAGAAGTAATGGGACAGCTGGTTGCGACAGGCATAGCATACAATCAGAATGGATATTACAGGTTGAATGAATTGCTACGATTTGCAAACGGTTCATCATCGAAACAACCGGAAACCATCCATCATTCACCCGATACGGAACTGAGCAGTGGATCCGGTTTGCGAAAGAAGGTTAATTTTCATAACAACGTTACAATGTGGCCTACCGATACGTTGGATGGTGCTTTGAGCAATCCGACACCGTATCTTAGTGAATCGGGTTCTACCAACAAAACTGACGCGGATAATCAATCCGACAGTGATGAGGATGACGACGATAATGATGGAGAGAGAGCAGAAACAAATCCGAGCGCATCCCAAGGTAAACCTGaaccagaagcaaaaaaagattCTGAATCAAACAGTTCGTTAGTCACGTTAGACGATACAGACGACGAAGATTCAAACACTTCGCACAAAGCAGAGAAGCAAGAACCGGAtaaggaacaaaacaacacggaAAGCGAAGACGACAATCCAAAGAAGGAATGA